The nucleotide window GAGGGGTTGTTCGAGAACGACAGCACGTTGACGCCCTCGTCCGCGACAACCTTGCTGGCCTCGACGGCGACTTCGCCGCGCAGCGGCCCGAGAATGATCTTGGCGCCCTCGTCGACGGCACGCTGGGCCGCGGAGGCCGCGGTCGCCGGTGAGCCGGCGGTGTCGTAGACCGCGAGGTCGATGTTCACCCCGTCGAGATCCGCGATGGCGAGCCGCGCGGCGTTCTCGAGATCGCGGGCGATGGTGCCTGCGCCCGAATCGCTGCGGGGCACGAGCAGGGCGACGCGCACGGGCTGCTTGGGGTCGATCTGCGGGCCGCCGCTGCCGGCGCCTCCGCCGCCCAGATCGGACATCATCGGCGCGCCGCAGGCGGCGACGAGACCTGCACTTGCCACGACGGCAGCGGTGCGGAGCGCCTTGCGGGCGCGGGACAAAACGGCGAACATGCTGGTGGAACTCCCTCGAGATCAGGCGCGGGTTCGATCCCGCGCGGGTTTGAGGCTGATCATAGGCCAGCAGGAAGGCGGGTCCAGAAATGAATCCGGAAAGGGGCGGAATGGCGCCGGGACTCTACATGGTGGCGGTGCCGATCGGCAACGCGCGCGACATTACGCTCAGGGCGCTGGACATCCTGCGCGACGCCGACGTGCTGGCCGCGGAAGACACGCGCAGCCTGCGACGGCTGCTCGAAATCCACGGCGTGCCGCTCGGGGACCGGCCGTGCCTCGCCTACCACGATCACAACGGCGAGCGCGTGCGGCCGCGCCTGCTCGACGCGCTCGCGGCGGGCCAGTCGGTGGCCTATGCGTCGGAAGCCGGGACGCCGATGATCTCGGACCCCGGCTTCGACCTGGTGCGCGCCGCCCGCGAGGCCGGCTACCCGGTGACCACCGCCCCGGGCGCCTCGGCGGTCATTGCCGCGTTGACGGTCGCGGGATTGCCGACCGACCGCTTCTGCTTCGGGGGCTTCCTGCCCAATGCCGGGGGCGCCCGGCGCCGCGGGCTCGAGGAAATGCGTGGCGTGTCCGCGACGCTCGCCTTCTACGAATCGCCGAAACGACTGGGCGCGATGCTGCGCGACGCCGCCGACACGCTTGGCGCTGACCGGCCCGCGGCGGTCTGCCGGGAACTGACAAAACGTTTCGAGGAATGCCGGCAGGGCAGTCTTGGGGACCTTGCCGACCACTACGCCGACGCGCCGCCCAAGGGTGAAATCGTGGTGCTGATCGGGCGGGGAGGTTCGGAGAAAATTAGTGAATTGGATATAGACCGTTCGCTGTCCGAGGCGCTGCAGACGATGTCGGTGCGCGACGCGGCCGATACGGTCTCGGCGATGTACGGAGTAAAGCGACGGCCTGTCTACCAGCGCGCAATGGTGCTGTCGCGCGAAGACGGGCAGGGCGGCTGAATCAGGTAAGGTGAGGATGGGCGAACAGCTTGCATTCGACTTCCGCGCGCCGGCGCCGCCGATCCCGGCGGTTGTGCTGCGCCCGCACGAGGACGGGCGTCGCGCCCGGCAGGATCGCGGCGCCCTTGGGTATCACGCGGGGCTGTCTGCCGAGGCGCAGGTGGTGCAGGACTACGAGCGGCGCGGTTACGCGGTGCTGCGCAAGCGCTGGCGGGGCGCCTGCGGCGAGATCGACCTTATCCTGCAGGACGGTGACGCCCTGATCTTCGTCGAGGTCAAGAAAAGCCGCAGCTTCGACCGGGCGCTCGCACGGCTCTCGCAACGTCAGATCGGCCGGCTCCTGCGGGCCGGGGAAGAGTTCGCGGGAACGCAGCCACGCGGCTCGCTCACCGACATGCGGTTCGATATCGCGCTCGTGAACGCCAGCGGCGTGATCCGGGTGATGGAGAACGCGCTCGGCCCCTGAGCGGGCATTGCCTCGCCCCCGTCTCTGGGCCATGTATGGCGAAAGCCAGAGCGGGAGATCCCATGAAAATCGCCTTTCAGATGGACCCGATCGGTCCGATCGACATCGACGCCGACAGCACCTTCCGTCTCGCGGAAGAGGCGCAGGCGCGCGGTCACGAACTGTATTATTACCTGCCGGATCATCTCTCCTATCAGGAGGGCAGGATCATGGCGCGGGCCCGGTCTCTCAAGGTGCAGCGCGTGCGCGGCAACCACGCGGAGATGGGGCCGCTCGAGCTGCTCGATCTAGCCGATGTCGACGTGGTCTGGCTGCGGCAGGATCCGCCCTTCGACATGCACTACATCACCACGACGCACCTGCTCGAGCGGCTCGGGCCGGAGACGCTGGTGGTGAACGATCCGTTCTGGGTCCGGAATTCGCCCGAGAAGCTGCTGGTGCTGAACTTCCCCGACCTGACACCGCCCACGACCATCGCCCGCGACCTGCAGACCATTCGCGAGTTCAAGGAGCGGCACGGCGACATCATTCTCAAGCCACTCTATGGGAACGGCGGGGCCGGCGTGTTCCGGCTCGACGAGAACGACCGCAATCTCAGCTCGCTTTACGAGCTGTTCACCGGATTTTCGCGCGAGCCTCTGATCGTGCAGAAATACCTGCCGGCAGTGACGAAGGGCGACAAGCGGGTGATCCTCGTCGACGGTGAGCCGGTCGGCGCGATCAACCGGGTTCCGGCAGCCAACGAGGTGCGGTCGAACATGCACGTGGGTGGCCGCCCCGAGAAGGTCGCCCTGACCGAACGTGACCGCGAGATCTGCGCGCGGATCGGACCGGTCCTGCGCGAGAAGGGGCAGGTGTTCGTCGGCATCGACGTCATCGGCGACTGGCTGACCGAGATCAACGTGACCTCGCCCACCGGCATTCAGGAGCTCGAGCGGTTCGACGAGGTGAACATCGCCGGCAAGATCTGGGAGGCGGTGGAAGCCCGACTCGGATGAGCCGCCGGCTCGCCGCGCTCAACTTCGTCCTGCGGGTCGCGGTGAAGCCGCGACTGGCCCGGACAAGGGGCCCCGAGCAGGCGGCGCGCGAGTTCGAAAGGTCGGCGGCGCTTTTCCTGCGCCGCCCGCCCTACCTGCGCCGACTCGAGCGGCCGCGCGGGTTGCACTGGATCAGTGCCGGCCCCTGCCGGGTGCGCAAGGTCATCCTCTATCTTCACGGCGGCGGCTACATCACCGGCAGCGGCCTCACCCATCAGGGCGTCATGGGCCGGCTTTCGAAACTGTCGGGGATCGAGGTCTGCGCCCCGGACTATCCGCTGGCTCAGGACGCGCCCGCGCCGGCGGCCTTCGATGCGGCCTGCGCCGCGTGGCGGCATTGTCGGGCGCTGGGCTATGCTCCGGGCGATATCCTTCTTGCCGGGGATTCCGCCGGAGGCGGGCTCGCGCTGGCGCTTCTCGCCCGCTGCTGCGCCTCGGGGGAGCCTCCGGCGGCGGCGGTGGCGTTCTCGCCCTGGACCGACCTCGCGATGACCGGTGCAAGTCTCAGGGACAATGCGAAAGCGGATCCGTTCCTGCCGGTCGGCCGGATGGAGGAACTGGTGCAAATCGTCCTTGGAGACCTTCCTGCCGATGATCCGAGAATTTCGCCTCTTTTTGCCACCTTTCCCGGCTGCCCACCCGTGATGATCCAATATGCGCGGACCGAGATCCTTGCCGATGACGCGCGGCGCATGGCCGAGCGGCTTCGCGACGCAGGCGGCCGAGTCGAGATTGTCGTGCATCCGAACGCACCCCATGCGTGGCCGGTCTTCGACGGATGGATTCCCGAGGCCCGCCACAGCCTGAGGCAGGCGGCGCGATTTCTTCAGGATTCGCTCGACGACACCAATCGGTAGCTCAGCGCCTCGGCGATATGCGGGCGCCGCAGCTCGGGCTCGCCGGCAAGGTCGGCGATGGTGCGGGCAACACGCAGAATGCGGTGATAGCCACGCGCCGACAGGCCGAAGCGGTCCGCCGCGCGCAAGAGCAGTTCCCGGCTTTCGGCGTCGGGACTCGCGACCTCCTCGAGCAGTGCACCCTCGGCATCGGCATTGGTGCGCAGGCCCGGATACGCTGCGAAACGCTCGGTTTGCCGTTGGCGCGCCTCGGCGACACGCCCGGCCACGGCGGTCGATGTCTCGCCCGAGGCCGGAAGGTCGAGGTCGGTGAAGGCGACGGGCGGTACCTCGATCCGCAGGTCGAAGCGATCCATCAGCGGACCCGAGATGCGGCCAAGGTAGTCTTCGCCACACACCGGGGCCCGTGAGCAGGCCCGCGCGGGCTCGCTCAGGTAGCCGCATTTGCAGGGGTTCGCGGCGGCGACCAGCATGAAGCGGCAGGGATAGGACACATGGGCGTTGGCGCGAGACACCATGACCTCGCCGGTCTCGATCGGCTGGCGCAGGGTTTCGAGCACGGCGCGGGGAAACTCGGGGAACTCGTCCATGAAGAGCACGCCGTTGTGCGCAAGGCTGACCTCGCCGGGTTTGGCGCCGCGCCCGCCGCCGATGATCGCCGCCATCGAAGCCGTGTGATGCGGCTGGCGAAAGGGCCGGCTACGCGAGATGCCGCCTTGGTCGAGCAGGCCGGCAAGCGAGTGGATCATCGAGGTTTCGAGCGCTTCCCGCGGGGCAAGCGGCGGCAGGATCCCGGGCAGCCGCGAGGCCATCATCGACTTTCCAGAGCCGGGCGTGCCGACGAGCATCAGGTGATGCCGTCCGGCAGCCGCGATCTCGAGCGCGCGCTTGGCGCGTTCCTGCCCCTTCACGTCTCGCAGGTCCCGGAGGGCGGGCCCATCGGTGGCCTCGCCCCGCGTGGCGGGCAGGATCGGCGCGTCGCCGGTGTAGTGCCGCACCACCTCCGCAAGACTGTGCGCACCAAGCACGCGGCAACTGTCGACCCAGGCGGCCTCGGGTCCCGAGGCGGCGGGGCAGAGCAGCGTGCGATCTTCCTCGGCGGCGGTCATCGCGGCGGGCAGGGCGCCCGGCACCGGGATCAGCGTGCCGTCGAGCGCCAGTTCGCCAAGCGCCATGGTCTGCGCGATCTCGTCCCGTGGCAGGATGTCGAGCGCGGCGAGCAGGCCGATGGCGATGGGCAGGTCGAAATGTGAGCCCTCCTTGGGCATGTCGGCCGGGGAAAGGTTCACCGTGATCCGTTTCGACGGAAGGGCGATGGCCATGGTGGTGAGCGCCGCGCGCACCCGTTCGCGCGCTTCCGAGACCGCCTTGTCGGGCAGGCCGACGATGGCAAAGGCCGGCACCCCCGCGCTGACGGCGCATTGCACCTCGACCGGGCGTGCCTCGACCCCCTCGAACGCGACCGTGTAGGCCTGAGCGACCACCCTTCACCTCCCTGTCGTCCCCTTGTCCGACTGTCTGCGCAGGAGGTTAGCGAATGGTTAACTCCGGTCCGGGATGCGGCTCGGCGTGCGGTCCGGGGTGCTCCGGCCTTTACCGTCAAAGAGGGCCGCGAAGGCTGGCCAGGCCAGCGGATCGGCCACGGTCTTGTCGCGGCAGAAGGCGTTGCAGAACCCGAAGACGCGCCCGTCAATGTTCATCAGGTGGGTGATCGGCTTGCCCGAGTAGGGGCAGAGGTCATTCTCCGGCGTGCCGGTCTCAATGGCGCGCGCAGGCAGCGGCGTTGGGCCTGGCCAGCCGATCTGCCTGAATGGCCGATCATAGCGCGCGAGATGCTCTGCCTTCGCGATGCCCATGGCGCGCCAGCGGCGAAAGGCCGGATCGGCGAGATGCGCGGCAACGTAGTCCTGCGCCGTGGAAGAGACCGGCAGGCCGTAGCCGGCGATGCGTGCGGCGACCGGGGCGTAGAAGGCGTCGGCGGCCGTGTAGGCGCCGAAAAGCCAGGGGCCGCCATCGCCGAAACGCGTGCGGGCATGAGCCCAGAGCGTCTCGATCCGGGCGACGTCGGCGAGAACGGCGTCGGACGGTGCGACATCGGCATAGCCCGTCTGCAGGTTCATCGGGCAGTCCGACCGCAGCGCACCGAAGCTGGCGTGCATTTCCGCGGCGATGCTGCGGGCGGTGGCGCGGGCGATCGGGTCGAGCGGCCATAGGCCCGCGTCGGGATGGCGGCTGGCGAGCTCTTCGGCGATGGCGAGGCTGTCCCAGATCACCGCGCCGTCCGCGGTGACGAGGCAGGGCACCGTTCGGGCCGGCGGGATCACGGTTAGTTGATCCGCGACCGGTCCTTCGCTGAAATCGACCCTCACGGGATCGAAGGGCAGGCCGAACCGCACCATGAGAAGCCAGCCGCGCAAGGACCAGCTCGAGTAGGTGTAGTCGCCGAGATACAGCGTGTCCGTCATAGAAGTCTCCGGAAACAAAGGGATTTCGGGCAGATTACAACGGCAGGGGCGCGCGGGGAAATTCCGGTTTGTGCGCCATCAAATCACAACATGTCATGGCGCTTTTGGCCCGCTCGACAAGCGAGCGCGCCCGGCGTCGGCCAGCTTTTGCCGCCTGCGGAAAAAACTGCGCGTTCGCGAGAAACCATTCCCGGATCTCGCGCGTTAACTCGCCGAATGACTGTGCGAAGAAGGCGGGGACACCCCGTCCAAGTTCGATGGGGAGTGTTCCATGACACCAGAGACCTTCAACGACCAGACCCTCTCGCGGCGCGCCATGAAGGCCGAGCTGCTCGATGCGGATACCGAGCTCAAGCTCGCCTACGCCTGGCGTGATCACCGGGACGAGGCTGCGCTGCATCGGCTCATCAACGCCTACATGAGGCTAGCTATCTCGATGGCGGCCAAGTTCAAGCGTTACGGTGCGCCGATGGGCGACCTGATCCAGGAAGCGGGTCTTGGCCTGATGAAGGCCGCGGACAAGTTCGACCCGGATCGCGGTGTGCGGTTCTCGACCTACGCGGTCTGGTGGATCAAGGCGAGCATCCAGGATTACGTGATGCGCAACTGGTCCATGGTCCGGACCGGCTCGACCTCGTCGCAGAAGTCGCTCTTCTTCAACATGCGCCGCGTTCAGGCCCGGCTCGAGCGCGAAGCCGCCGCCGAGGGTCGCTCGCTGGAGCGTCACGTGCTTCAGGCCGCCATCGCAGAAGAGATCGGCGTGCCGCTGACTGACGTGCAGATGATGGAAGGGCGCCTTTCGGGTTCCGACTTTTCGCTGAACGCGACGCAATCCACCGACGAGGACGGTCGCGAGTGGATCGACACGCTCGAGGACGACGGCGAGCAGAGCGCCCAGCTTGTCGAGGGCCGGCTGGACAACGCACAGCTGCGCGAGTGGCTGGTGACGGCGCTGACCGCGCTGAACGAGCGCGAGCGCTTCATCGTGCGCGAACGCAAGCTGCGCGAAGAGACCCGCACGCTGGAAAGCCTCGGTCAGGAACTCGGCCTGTCGAAAGAGCGCGTGCGCCAGCTTGAAGCGGCTGCCTTCACCAAGATGCGCAAGTCGCTTGAAGCGCAGTCGAGGGAAGTGCAACACTTCCTCGCATGATGCGCCTCAGTTTCCTCGCCCCGCTTCTCGCGCTGGGCCTTTACGCTCCCGCCGCCTTCGGTCAGGGGAGCGTTTTCGATGAGGCCGAGGTGATCTTCCTCGGCGAGACCCACGACAACCCGGCGCACCATGCCCGGCAGGCAGAACTCGTGCGTGAGCTGCAGCCGACCGCGCTGGTATTCGAGATGCTGACCACGGACCAGTCCGCGCAGATCCGCCCCGGCGACGTCGAGGACGAGGTCGCGCTGGCCGAACGGCTCGACTGGGAAAACACCGGCTGGCCGGACTTCTCGATGTATTATCCGATCTTCGCGGCGGCCCCCGAGGCGGCGATCTTCGGGGCAGAGCTGCCGCGCGCGGAAGCCCGCGCGGCGCAGGACAGGCCGCTCGACGCGATTTTCGGCCCGAGTGCGGGGTTCTATGCGCTCGACAAGCCTCTGCCGCCGGAGCAGCAGGAAGAGCGCGAGGCGCTTCAGGCGGCGGCGCATTGCGACGCGCTCCCTGACGACATGCTGCCGGTCATGGTCGGCATCCAGCGGCTGCGCGACGCGCGGCTTGCCGAGACCGCGCTCGAAGCGCTGGCGATGCACGGCGCGCCGGTCGTCGTCATCACTGGCAACGGCCATGCCCGCACCGACTGGGGGGCTCCGGCGCTGGTCGCTATGGCGGCCCCCGAGGTCAAGGTGGCGGCGCTGGGGCAGGGCGAGGACGGCGGCGATCCCGGCGGCAGCTTCGATGTCGTCGAACAGTCCGAGGGCGTGGCCGACCGCGAAGATCCCTGCGCCGCCTTCGAGGACAGCACGGGCAATTGAGTTTTCCCCGTCCGCGCCGTAACACCGTGACCACGGAGGCGAGGGAGAGACGCGCGACATGCTGGCCGGCAAACGTATCCTGCTGATCATCGGTGGCGGTATCGCCGCCTACAAGGCGCTTGAGCTGATCCGGCGCCTGCGCGAGCGCGGCGCGGCGGTGACGCCGGTGCTGACGCGCGCCGCCGGCGAATTCGTGACGCCGCTCTCGGTCGGCGCGCTGGCCGGCGAAAAGGTCTACACCGACCTTTTCGACCTCACCGACGAGGCCGAGATGGGCCACATCCAGCTGAGCCGGGTGGCCGATCTGGTGCTGGTCGCTCCTGCGACGGCGGACCTGATGGCGAAGATGGCGCAGGGGCTGGCCGGGGATCTCGCGACGACGCTTCTGCTGGCCACCGACACGCCGGTGATGATCGCCCCGGCGATGAACGTGCGGATGTGGGACCACCCCGCGACGCAGCGCAACCTTGCGACACTGCAGGGCGACGGTGTGCGCGTGGTCGGTCCTGCGTCCGGTGACATGGCCTGTGGCGAATACGGGCCGGGGCGGCTTTCGGAGGTGCCCGAGATCGTCGCGGCGGTCGAGGCCGCGCTGGCGGACGGGCCGCTCAGGGGGCGCCGCGTGCTGGTGACTTCGGGGCCGACACATGAACCCATCGACCCGGTGCGCTACATCGCCAACCGGTCCTCGGGGGCGCAGGGCTCGGCCATTGCCGGGGCGCTGCGCGATCTCGGGGCCGAGGTGATCTTCGTCACCGGTCCGGCCGAGGCGCCGCGACCGTCGGGCGTTCAGGTGGTCGAGGTCGAGACCGCGCGCGAGATGCGCGATGCGGTGATGGCCGCGTTGCCCGTGGACGCTGGCGTCTTCGCTGCCGCGGTGGCCGACTGGCGTGTCGAGAACGCCGCGACGTCTAAGATGAAGAAGGTCGCCGGTGCGCTGCCGACGCTCGGGTTCGCCGAGAACCCGGACATTCTTGCCGAGGTCTCGCGGCTCGAGAACGGTCGCCCGTCGCTGGTCGTGGGCTTTGCCGCCGAGACCGACGATGTCGAGGCCCACGCAACGGCCAAGCGTCTGCGCAAAGGGTGCGACTGGATCGTCGCCAACGACGTGAGCCCTGCGACGGGGATCATGGGCGGCAGCGAGAACGCGGTGGTGCTGATCTCGGGCGAGGGCAGCGAGAGCTGGCCGCGCATGGGCAAGCGCGAGGTGGCAAAGCGCCTCGCGGCGCGGATCGCCGAGGCGCTGCGCGCGGACTGAGTGCTGTGTGGATAGCGGAAGAGAGCAAGAGGGGCAGACGTGGTCGAGATTGCGGTGATGTGGGACGAGGGCGCGGACAGGGCACTGGGGCTTCCGGCCTATGCGACCGAGGGCGCGGCGGGCGCCGACCTGCGGGCGAACCTGCCCGACCGGGGCGAGATTACGCTTGAACCCGGCGCGCGCGCGCTGGTGCCCACCGGCTTGCGCCTCGCGATCCCCGAGGGCTGGGAGGTGCAGGTCCGACCGCGCTCGGGGCTCGCGCTCAAGCACGGGATCACCCTGCCGAACAGCCCCGGCACCATCGACAGCGACTACCGCGGCCCGCTCGGCGTGATCGTGATGAACGCCGGCGAGGCGCCCTTCGTCATCGCCCATGGCGACCGCATCGCGCAGATGGTGGCAGCGCCCGTCGAACAGGCGCATTTTGCGGTGGTGGAGACGCTGCCCGACACCCTGCGCGGCACGGGTGGCTTCGGCTCGACGGGGCGCGGCTGATGCTTCTCGTCCTTGCGCTGGCGGCCGCGATCTGGGGCCTCGGACGGCTCATGGGGGCCTCGAAGCAGGCGCGGGCCTACATGCTGGGGCTGCTCTGCGTGATCGTGCTGGCGCTGCACGTGCTCTTGCCCGACGGCCACCCCGTCCGCATGGCGACCGGCGAAAGCCCGGCGCCCTGGCTGATCCTCGGCGGGTTCGTGGCGATCGCGCTGGCCTATGCCTTCGTTCTGCGGCGGGTCAAGGCGCGGGCCGACGCGACACAGCCCGAGCCGCCCGCGCCCGCCGCGCGCAAGGACCGTTTCTCGGGCGCCGAGCTCGAGCGTTACGCCCGCCACATCGTCCTGCGTGAGCTGGGTGGTCCGGGCCAGAAGGCCCTGCGCGACGCGAAGGTGCTGGTGATCGGGGCCGGTGGCCTCGGCGCGCCGGCGCTGCAGTATCTCGCCGCCGCCGGGGTCGGCGTGATCGGCGTGATCGACGATGACGTGGTCGAGAACGCCAACCTGCAGCGGCAGGTGATCCACACCGACGCGCGCATCGGCATGCCCAAGGTCTTCTCGGCGAAAGAGGCGATGGAGGCGCAGAACCCGCATGTCGAGGTGCGCCCCTACCAGCGCCGGCTCGATGCGGAGGTCGCCGAGACGCTCTTTGCCGACTACGACCTGATCCTCGACGGCACCGACAATTTCGACACGCGCTATCTTGCCAACCGGGCCGCCGTGGCGACCGGCAAGCCGCTCGTCTCGGGCGCGCTCAGCCAGTGGGAGGGGCAGCTTTCGGTCTTCGCTCCGGCGCAGGGCACGCCCTGTTACGAATGCATCTTCCCGGAAGCCCCCGCGCCGGGGCTCGCGCCCTCCTGCGCCGAAGCCGGCGTGCTTGGCCCGCTGCCGGGCGTCGTGGGCGCGATGATGGCGGTGGAGGCGATCAAGCTCATTGCGGGCGCGGGCCAGCCGCTTCTGGGCGAAATGCTGATCTACGACGCGCTCTGGAGCGAGACCCGCAAGATCACCCTGAAGCGGCGCGAGGGCTGTCCGGTCTGCGGCGGCTGACCCTTTCCTGCGTGGCGGGTGCGCGGCCCATTGCGGGTGCGTGAGCGGTTGCCTAGCTATTGGAGGAAAGGAGTTTCATCCATGACCAACCCGCTTCTGGCCGACTGGGACACGCCGTTCCGGATCGCGCCCTTCGACCGTATCTCCGACGAGGATTTCGCCCCGGCCTTCGAGGTCGCGCTGAAGGAGCACCTCGACGAGATAGAGGCCATCGCCGCGAACCCCGAGCCGCCGACCTTTACCAACACCATCGAGGCGATGGAGGGCGCGGGCGAGCAGCTCGACAAGGTGCTGTCGACCTTCTTCTCGGTGGCGGGAGCCGACAGCAACGAGACCCGGCAGGCGCTGCAGCGCGAGTTCAGCCCGAAGCTTGCCGCGCACAGCTCGGCCATCTATGCCAATGAGCCGCTCTTTGCCCGGATCGCCGCGCTCTGGGAAAAGCGCGACACGCTCGGGCTGTCGGACGAGGAAGCGCGGGTGCTCTACCTGACCCATCGCGGCTTCGTGCGGGCAGGGGCGGCGCTGCGGGGGGCCGAGGCCGACCGCATGAAAGAGGTGAAATCCCGTCTCGCGGTGCTTGGCACGCAGTTCACCCAGAACCTGCTCAAGGACGAGTCCGCGTGGTTCATGCCGCTCGCCGAGGACGATCTCGAGGGGCTGCCCGGTTTCGTCGTGGATTCCGCCCGCGCCTCGGGCGAGGCGCTGGGGCAGGATGGCCCGGTGGTGACCCTTTCCCGCTCGCTCATCACCCCGTTCCTGCAGTTCTCGCCGCGCCGCGACCTGCGCGAAAAGGCGTTCCGCGCCTGGGCTGCGCGGGGCGCAAACGGTGGTGAGACCGACAACCGCGAGATCGCCGCCGAGGTGCTTGCCTTGCGCGAGGAGCGCGCGGGGCTGCTCGGCTACGCGGACTTCGCCCATTTCAAGCTCGAACCCGAGATGGCGGGCACGCCCGACCGGGTGCGCGATCTGCTGATGCAGGTCTGGGAACCGGCGCGGGCGCAGGCGCTGCGCGACGCCGAGGAGATGCAGGAGATGCTGCGCGCCGACGGCGTGAACGACAGCCTGCAACCGTGGGACTGGCGCTACTACGCCGAGAAGCGCCGCAAGAAGCTGCACGACCTCGATGAGACCGAGCTGAAGCCCTACCTGCAGCTCGACCGCATGATCGAAGCCGCGTTCACCTGTGCCAACCGGCTCTTCGGGCTGGAGTTCGCGCCACTCGACGTGCCGCTCTATCACCCCGATTGCCGCGCCTGGGAGGTCACCCGCGACGGCAAGCATCTGGCGGTGTTCATCGGCGACTACTTCGCGCGGTCGTCGAAGCGCTCTGGTGCGTGGTGTTCGGCCATGCGCAGCCAGGCCAAGCGGCCCGAGGTCGAGACACCGATCGTGGTCAACGTCTGCAACTTCGCCAAGCCTTCGGCGGGCAAGCCGGCGTTG belongs to Salipiger profundus and includes:
- a CDS encoding HesA/MoeB/ThiF family protein is translated as MLLVLALAAAIWGLGRLMGASKQARAYMLGLLCVIVLALHVLLPDGHPVRMATGESPAPWLILGGFVAIALAYAFVLRRVKARADATQPEPPAPAARKDRFSGAELERYARHIVLRELGGPGQKALRDAKVLVIGAGGLGAPALQYLAAAGVGVIGVIDDDVVENANLQRQVIHTDARIGMPKVFSAKEAMEAQNPHVEVRPYQRRLDAEVAETLFADYDLILDGTDNFDTRYLANRAAVATGKPLVSGALSQWEGQLSVFAPAQGTPCYECIFPEAPAPGLAPSCAEAGVLGPLPGVVGAMMAVEAIKLIAGAGQPLLGEMLIYDALWSETRKITLKRREGCPVCGG
- a CDS encoding M3 family metallopeptidase, with product MTNPLLADWDTPFRIAPFDRISDEDFAPAFEVALKEHLDEIEAIAANPEPPTFTNTIEAMEGAGEQLDKVLSTFFSVAGADSNETRQALQREFSPKLAAHSSAIYANEPLFARIAALWEKRDTLGLSDEEARVLYLTHRGFVRAGAALRGAEADRMKEVKSRLAVLGTQFTQNLLKDESAWFMPLAEDDLEGLPGFVVDSARASGEALGQDGPVVTLSRSLITPFLQFSPRRDLREKAFRAWAARGANGGETDNREIAAEVLALREERAGLLGYADFAHFKLEPEMAGTPDRVRDLLMQVWEPARAQALRDAEEMQEMLRADGVNDSLQPWDWRYYAEKRRKKLHDLDETELKPYLQLDRMIEAAFTCANRLFGLEFAPLDVPLYHPDCRAWEVTRDGKHLAVFIGDYFARSSKRSGAWCSAMRSQAKRPEVETPIVVNVCNFAKPSAGKPALLSYDDARTLFHEFGHALHQILSDVEFGSVSGTSVARDFVELPSQLYEHWLEVPRVLEEFATHADTGAPMPKALLDKVLAAATFDMGFQTVEYVASAMVDLEFHSGKAPADPMARQSEILGGMGMPEAITMRHATPHFAHVFAGDGYSSGYYSYMWSEVMDADAFAAFEEAGDAFDPETARKLEAFILSKGGSREAEDLYTSFRGRMPGVEALLKGRGLAA